In Hamadaea flava, a genomic segment contains:
- a CDS encoding ABC transporter substrate-binding protein, protein MSLSRRQFLGTTAGAGIAAFLAACAEESAKPPAERILNVFAGASGQFTENYNQFAPTPLNGTRGLIYEPLFFFNQAKADDVQPLLATKYEFGDGGKTLTFTLREGVQWNDGKPFTAEDVAFNFLYRKNNPALNANGTNIVDATVVDAKTVKITFKDAVYTELWNIAGRTYMVPKHIWEPIADPTKEVNANPVGTGPFVKDSFASQSYVLKKNPKYWDSGKPKIAGLRFWSFTGNDAATTALASGQLDWAGIFIPDIQGQFISKDSAHNKFKNESFLYVTNLIPNLTKPLFADPAVRQAINVALDRQKIIKLAFADLGAIPSPLQLVVPTFAGYVSPKHAEAKVEYNPDKAKQLLEGAGWAKGADGIYAKNGKKLSFTCSLVTGWTDYEATMQVVQQLLKEVGIEFKPNALSYNAFIAALQSGDFDMAIYNAWGGPSPYFMYYNICSTKSIPPANQNNARWKNAKVDAALAAIAATPPDQTDAIKQQIYAIQDEIVADTPYIPIQQSSSLAEFRTLHATGWPSEENPYALALPFSEPDCGIVAKNLNPA, encoded by the coding sequence ATGAGTCTGAGCAGAAGGCAGTTCCTCGGCACCACCGCCGGCGCCGGCATCGCGGCCTTCCTCGCCGCGTGCGCGGAGGAGTCGGCCAAGCCCCCGGCCGAGCGCATCCTCAACGTGTTCGCCGGCGCCTCGGGCCAGTTCACCGAGAACTACAACCAGTTCGCGCCGACCCCGCTGAACGGCACCCGCGGCCTCATCTACGAGCCGCTCTTCTTCTTCAACCAGGCCAAGGCCGACGACGTCCAGCCGCTGCTGGCCACCAAGTACGAGTTCGGCGACGGCGGCAAGACGCTGACCTTCACCCTGCGCGAAGGCGTGCAGTGGAACGACGGCAAGCCGTTCACCGCCGAGGACGTGGCCTTCAACTTCCTCTACCGCAAGAACAACCCGGCGCTGAACGCCAACGGCACCAACATCGTCGACGCCACCGTGGTCGACGCGAAGACCGTGAAGATCACCTTCAAGGACGCGGTCTACACCGAGCTGTGGAACATCGCCGGCCGCACCTACATGGTGCCCAAGCACATCTGGGAGCCGATCGCCGACCCGACCAAGGAGGTCAACGCGAACCCGGTCGGAACCGGCCCGTTCGTCAAGGACTCCTTCGCCTCGCAGAGCTACGTGCTCAAGAAGAACCCGAAGTACTGGGACAGCGGTAAGCCGAAGATCGCCGGGCTGCGCTTCTGGTCCTTCACCGGCAACGACGCGGCCACCACCGCGCTGGCCTCCGGGCAACTCGACTGGGCCGGCATCTTCATCCCGGACATCCAGGGCCAGTTCATCAGCAAGGACTCCGCGCACAACAAGTTCAAGAACGAGTCCTTCCTCTACGTCACCAACCTGATCCCCAACCTGACCAAGCCGCTGTTCGCCGACCCGGCCGTCCGGCAGGCGATCAACGTGGCGCTGGACCGCCAGAAGATCATCAAGCTGGCCTTCGCCGACCTCGGGGCGATCCCCAGCCCGTTGCAGCTGGTGGTGCCGACGTTCGCCGGCTACGTCTCGCCCAAGCACGCCGAGGCCAAGGTCGAGTACAACCCCGACAAGGCCAAGCAGCTGCTGGAGGGCGCGGGCTGGGCCAAGGGCGCCGACGGAATCTACGCCAAGAACGGCAAGAAGCTCTCCTTCACGTGCAGCCTGGTGACCGGCTGGACCGACTACGAGGCCACCATGCAGGTGGTGCAGCAGCTGCTCAAGGAGGTCGGCATCGAGTTCAAGCCGAACGCCTTGTCCTACAACGCCTTCATCGCCGCGTTGCAGAGCGGCGACTTCGACATGGCGATCTACAACGCGTGGGGCGGGCCGAGCCCGTACTTCATGTACTACAACATCTGCAGCACCAAGAGCATCCCGCCGGCGAACCAGAACAACGCCCGCTGGAAGAACGCGAAGGTGGACGCGGCCCTGGCCGCCATCGCCGCCACCCCGCCGGACCAGACCGACGCGATCAAGCAGCAGATCTACGCGATCCAGGACGAGATCGTGGCCGACACCCCGTACATCCCGATCCAGCAGTCCAGTTCGCTGGCCGAGTTCCGCACCCTGCACGCCACCGGCTGGCCGTCGGAGGAGAACCCGTACGCGCTCGCGCTGCCGTTCTCCGAGCCCGACTGCGGCATCGTCGCGAAGAACCTGAACCCCGCCTGA
- a CDS encoding LacI family DNA-binding transcriptional regulator translates to MHSGSSSPARVGAPRKTIGDIAKAAGVSKGAVSYALNGKPGVSDATRQRILTIARDLGWHPSSAARALSDGRTGVLGLIVDRPARTLGIESFFMQLISGIEATLSARDVGLLLQVTDDQEKEMAAYRHWWAQRRVDGVILVDLRRDDPRVPLLEELGMPCVVIGGPEGLGTLPGIWSDDTGAVTEVVEYLAALGHRRIARVAGLPGLYHTALRDRGVAATAERLGLPEVATVYADYTGEEGARMTRALLSRRPMPTAVIYDNDVMAVAGVAVAHEMGVDIPRELSVVAWDDSPLCQLVHPQLSAVSRDIAAYGSHAAERLLEIIDGTTSATAQDATPRLVPRGSTAPPSGQD, encoded by the coding sequence ATGCACAGCGGCAGCTCCAGCCCGGCCCGAGTCGGCGCACCCCGGAAGACCATCGGCGACATCGCCAAGGCGGCCGGCGTCTCCAAAGGCGCGGTCTCCTACGCGCTGAACGGCAAGCCCGGCGTGTCCGACGCGACCCGACAACGGATCCTCACCATCGCCCGGGACCTGGGCTGGCATCCCAGCAGTGCGGCGCGTGCGCTCTCGGACGGGCGGACCGGCGTACTCGGGCTGATCGTCGACCGGCCGGCCCGGACGCTCGGCATCGAGTCCTTCTTCATGCAGCTCATCTCCGGCATCGAGGCGACGTTGTCGGCCCGCGACGTCGGACTGCTGCTCCAGGTCACCGACGACCAGGAGAAGGAGATGGCGGCCTACCGGCATTGGTGGGCGCAGCGCCGGGTCGACGGCGTCATCCTGGTCGACCTGCGCCGCGACGACCCGCGTGTGCCACTGCTGGAGGAGCTCGGGATGCCATGCGTGGTGATCGGCGGGCCGGAGGGACTGGGCACGCTGCCCGGCATCTGGAGCGACGACACCGGTGCCGTCACCGAGGTCGTGGAGTACCTGGCGGCGCTCGGCCATCGGCGCATCGCCCGGGTCGCCGGGCTGCCGGGGCTCTACCACACCGCGCTGCGCGATCGCGGGGTCGCGGCCACCGCCGAACGGCTCGGCCTGCCCGAGGTCGCCACCGTGTACGCCGACTACACCGGTGAGGAGGGCGCCCGCATGACCCGGGCGCTGCTGTCGCGGCGGCCCATGCCGACCGCGGTGATCTACGACAACGATGTGATGGCGGTGGCCGGCGTCGCGGTGGCGCACGAGATGGGCGTCGACATCCCGCGTGAGCTGTCCGTCGTCGCCTGGGACGACTCGCCGCTGTGTCAGCTCGTGCATCCGCAGCTGTCGGCGGTCAGCCGCGACATCGCAGCCTACGGGTCGCATGCGGCGGAACGCCTCCTGGAGATCATCGACGGCACTACCTCGGCCACCGCGCAGGACGCGACACCGAGGTTGGTGCCCCGGGGCAGTACTGCTCCACCCAGTGGGCAGGACTAG
- a CDS encoding cellulase family glycosylhydrolase, with product MHRPLQVLTGEPLLGVNFWSRVGGPRMWTRYDPAVVAKELQVLADHGLTVTRSFFFWPDAMPTPDRLDEDVMARFGDFLDQHTAYGLSTIPTLIVGHMSGENWDPAWRGGRDLYGDVWFVGRQAWFAEQVARRFAGHPAVSGWLLSNEMPLYGGRGTVETVSTWAQLLVAGLRAGGATQPVSIGDGAWTIELSGVESGFRLAELGPLQDWIGPHVYPMGDDQVRQHWRAAYTCELAHVAGKPVVLEEFGASSDFVSDDNVGHWYRQLLHTSLLAGSTGWVGWNNTDFDDLFDEAPYSHHPFELHFGVTDVHGQPKASLREMAAFRQILDAVDLPHCVREDSQVGLVLTSHADTAYQFTDERERRVAFGAVEQAYLGLRSADLPPALIRQSSKDAPGGIADGCRLYVLPSLKQLTAPGWRRLEQLAEAGATVFVSYCDGGTDNQRGPWYAGVDRIFGVRHELRYGLVDRVEGPSVRFTVTRDFGGLRTGDALDFVVGGNEHVRAYLPVQAVDAEVLAVDPNGRPALLRRAVGDGGIVFCAYPLEAMAAATPHVNPDATGRLYAALAELAGVRPAVRVADPRVFVDALRHADGDRFVWLINAADEPVTVAPVRADGTPAALRDLAAGHEVAEVELQAFGVRVLRDAAR from the coding sequence ATGCACCGTCCCCTCCAGGTCCTCACCGGTGAGCCGCTGCTCGGCGTCAACTTCTGGTCCCGAGTCGGCGGACCCCGCATGTGGACCCGTTACGACCCGGCGGTCGTGGCCAAGGAGCTGCAGGTCCTCGCCGACCACGGGCTCACCGTCACCCGGAGCTTCTTCTTCTGGCCGGACGCCATGCCCACGCCGGACCGGCTCGACGAGGACGTCATGGCGCGCTTCGGCGACTTCCTGGACCAGCACACGGCGTACGGGCTGAGCACGATCCCGACCCTGATCGTGGGCCACATGTCCGGGGAGAACTGGGACCCGGCCTGGCGCGGCGGTCGCGACCTCTACGGCGACGTGTGGTTCGTCGGCCGCCAGGCGTGGTTCGCCGAGCAGGTCGCCCGCCGGTTCGCCGGGCATCCGGCGGTCAGCGGCTGGCTGCTGTCCAACGAGATGCCGCTCTACGGCGGGCGGGGCACCGTCGAGACCGTGTCGACCTGGGCGCAGCTCCTCGTCGCCGGGTTGCGCGCCGGCGGCGCGACGCAGCCGGTCTCGATCGGCGACGGCGCCTGGACGATCGAGCTGAGCGGCGTCGAGAGCGGCTTCCGGCTGGCCGAACTCGGTCCGCTGCAGGACTGGATCGGCCCGCACGTCTACCCGATGGGCGACGACCAGGTACGCCAGCACTGGCGGGCGGCGTACACGTGCGAACTGGCGCACGTGGCGGGCAAGCCGGTGGTGCTGGAGGAGTTCGGCGCGTCCAGCGACTTCGTCTCCGACGACAACGTCGGGCACTGGTACCGCCAGCTGCTGCACACGTCACTGCTGGCCGGCTCGACCGGCTGGGTCGGCTGGAACAACACCGACTTCGACGACCTGTTCGACGAGGCGCCGTACTCGCATCATCCGTTCGAACTGCATTTCGGGGTCACCGACGTGCACGGGCAGCCCAAGGCGTCGCTGCGGGAGATGGCGGCGTTCCGGCAGATCCTCGACGCCGTCGACCTGCCGCACTGCGTACGGGAGGACAGCCAGGTCGGGCTCGTGCTCACCTCGCACGCCGACACGGCGTACCAGTTCACCGACGAGCGGGAACGGCGCGTCGCGTTCGGCGCGGTCGAGCAGGCGTACCTGGGGCTGCGGTCGGCCGACCTGCCGCCCGCGCTGATCCGGCAGAGCTCGAAGGACGCGCCCGGCGGGATCGCCGACGGCTGCCGGCTCTACGTCCTGCCCAGCCTCAAGCAGCTCACCGCGCCCGGCTGGCGTCGGCTGGAGCAGCTGGCCGAGGCGGGCGCGACGGTTTTCGTGTCCTACTGCGACGGTGGCACCGACAACCAGCGCGGCCCCTGGTACGCCGGCGTCGACCGGATCTTCGGCGTCCGCCACGAACTGCGCTACGGCCTGGTCGACCGGGTCGAGGGCCCTTCGGTCCGGTTCACCGTCACCCGGGACTTCGGCGGGCTGCGGACCGGGGACGCGCTGGACTTCGTGGTGGGCGGCAACGAGCACGTGCGGGCGTACCTGCCGGTGCAGGCGGTCGACGCCGAGGTGCTCGCGGTGGATCCCAACGGCCGGCCGGCTCTGCTGCGCCGGGCGGTCGGCGACGGCGGGATCGTCTTCTGCGCGTACCCCTTGGAAGCCATGGCGGCCGCGACGCCGCACGTCAACCCGGACGCCACCGGCCGGCTCTATGCCGCGCTGGCCGAGCTGGCGGGCGTGCGGCCCGCGGTCCGCGTGGCGGACCCGCGCGTGTTCGTGGACGCCTTGCGTCACGCGGACGGCGACCGCTTCGTCTGGCTGATCAACGCGGCGGACGAGCCGGTCACGGTCGCGCCGGTCCGCGCCGACGGCACCCCGGCCGCGCTGCGCGATCTCGCCGCCGGTCACGAGGTGGCCGAGGTCGAGCTGCAAGCCTTTGGGGTACGCGTTCTCCGCGACGCGGCGCGGTGA
- a CDS encoding DUF6042 family protein, whose amino-acid sequence MHPSWVRWLPCAVASLRVVPDDDGPPRFPRSWYDRAELGLPWDEPVWCDPGPVEEWFEQSPGHSEDEVRSHYDQVVEARTRRIETFTECCSRAGIPVPLTLRQLVDCLVALGVLDELTGPGGEAWLVTQFAANPLDVLPLTPQEAAEEAAAQMLERGVLAGIGLRRLAEEQAPDGGGKTVWLTLRRLGDEIGLTPAATRLALDLIAAEESWIAVESGVDLLTVGLDEAFVIRADHSRLAQVYDMDELIAPEHMI is encoded by the coding sequence ATGCATCCGTCCTGGGTGCGCTGGCTGCCCTGCGCCGTCGCCAGCCTGCGGGTCGTCCCCGACGACGACGGGCCGCCGCGATTCCCCCGGTCCTGGTACGACCGCGCGGAACTCGGCCTGCCCTGGGACGAGCCGGTGTGGTGCGATCCCGGCCCGGTGGAGGAGTGGTTCGAGCAGTCGCCCGGGCACTCCGAGGACGAGGTCCGCTCCCACTACGACCAGGTCGTCGAAGCGCGTACGCGGCGGATCGAGACGTTCACCGAATGCTGCTCACGGGCGGGCATCCCGGTGCCGCTGACGCTGCGCCAGCTCGTGGACTGCCTCGTCGCCCTCGGCGTGCTCGACGAGCTGACCGGCCCGGGCGGGGAAGCCTGGCTGGTCACCCAGTTCGCGGCCAACCCCCTCGACGTCCTGCCGCTCACCCCGCAGGAGGCCGCCGAGGAAGCCGCCGCGCAGATGCTCGAACGCGGCGTCCTAGCCGGGATCGGGTTACGCCGGCTCGCCGAGGAACAGGCCCCGGACGGCGGCGGCAAGACGGTCTGGCTCACGTTGCGACGGCTGGGCGACGAGATCGGCCTGACGCCGGCCGCGACCCGGCTGGCTTTGGACCTGATCGCCGCCGAGGAGTCGTGGATCGCGGTGGAGTCGGGAGTCGACCTGCTGACGGTCGGGCTCGACGAGGCATTCGTGATCCGGGCCGACCACTCGCGACTGGCCCAGGTCTACGACATGGACGAGCTGATCGCCCCCGAACACATGATCTGA
- a CDS encoding GDSL-type esterase/lipase family protein, whose protein sequence is MLVRRLGAVALAFILLPAVAAHAAREAPPVPSSMAALGDSITRGRNACGPFIACVARSWSTGWSAGVHSHFRMIESENPAIDGHNHNDAADKARAADLPGQATTAVGQGVDYVTVLIGANDACTRTEAGMTSVADYRAAIDQALAVLRTGLPEARIAVVSVPDLFRLWQVGHVDPDAVRLWNRNLTCQSMLANATSADRADVDRRSRVRDRVIGYNEQLAAACAAYGPLCDFDDDAVFGYPFTLDQLSMLDRFHPNGAGQDALGLVSYASGFDW, encoded by the coding sequence ATGCTGGTTCGTCGGCTCGGTGCGGTCGCGCTCGCGTTCATCCTGCTCCCGGCGGTTGCCGCGCACGCGGCAAGAGAGGCTCCGCCGGTCCCGTCGTCGATGGCGGCGCTCGGCGACTCCATCACCCGTGGCCGCAACGCCTGCGGTCCGTTCATCGCCTGTGTCGCGCGGTCGTGGAGCACCGGCTGGTCGGCCGGTGTGCACAGCCACTTCCGGATGATCGAGTCGGAGAACCCGGCGATCGACGGGCACAACCACAACGACGCGGCCGACAAGGCTCGCGCGGCGGACCTGCCCGGTCAGGCGACGACGGCCGTCGGCCAGGGCGTCGACTATGTCACCGTCCTGATCGGAGCCAACGACGCGTGTACGCGTACCGAGGCGGGCATGACGAGCGTGGCCGACTATCGGGCGGCGATCGACCAGGCGCTGGCGGTGCTGCGTACGGGGTTGCCGGAGGCGCGGATCGCCGTCGTCTCCGTTCCGGATCTCTTCCGGCTCTGGCAGGTCGGTCACGTCGACCCCGACGCCGTACGCCTCTGGAACCGCAACCTGACCTGCCAGTCCATGCTGGCGAACGCCACCTCCGCCGACCGGGCCGACGTCGATCGGCGGTCCCGCGTACGCGATCGGGTGATCGGCTACAACGAGCAGCTGGCCGCAGCGTGCGCGGCGTACGGGCCGCTGTGCGACTTCGACGACGACGCCGTGTTCGGCTACCCGTTCACCCTCGACCAGCTGTCCATGCTGGACCGGTTCCACCCGAACGGGGCCGGTCAGGACGCGCTCGGCCTGGTGAGCTACGCGTCGGGCTTCGACTGGTGA